A portion of the Selenihalanaerobacter shriftii genome contains these proteins:
- the pilM gene encoding type IV pilus assembly protein PilM: protein MGLINKFKSLLQSSLIGLDIGDSLIKLSEVEINKSNVCLNNVAIGKTPINSVSEGKIKDVEILGDKINSLLEDNNFASNRVVTAISGEEVLIRMVEVPEMPENELAEAVKWEAREQLPIPVDEAILDYEIINHKKEGGYKLMMVATKQDVINRYLKLFQVLDLEIVAIEIEPIAIVRSLKSSYPNKTMALIDMGTQTTDILVFKDGQLLFTRNIGIAGQNITKEISENYNMSFKEAEDYKKSNNLFGDADLNLIIRNLTTAIYRSLDYFQVKYKSYDIDKLILAGGGSKLLGFRTHLTNEFGIEVEGLSISNNIESKVERVNDQYLSEVAHLLGPSLGLALREAVQNDKFTTS from the coding sequence ATGGGACTAATCAATAAGTTTAAGAGTCTATTACAAAGTAGTCTAATTGGTTTAGATATAGGTGATAGCTTAATTAAGTTATCAGAAGTTGAAATTAATAAAAGTAATGTGTGTTTAAATAATGTAGCTATTGGGAAGACACCAATAAATTCCGTTTCAGAAGGAAAAATCAAAGATGTTGAGATATTAGGTGATAAAATAAATTCATTATTAGAAGATAATAACTTTGCTTCTAATAGAGTAGTTACGGCTATCAGTGGGGAAGAAGTCTTAATTAGAATGGTAGAAGTTCCAGAAATGCCAGAGAATGAATTGGCTGAGGCAGTTAAGTGGGAGGCACGAGAACAACTTCCGATTCCAGTAGATGAAGCTATTTTAGATTATGAAATAATTAATCATAAGAAAGAAGGCGGCTATAAATTAATGATGGTCGCTACCAAACAGGATGTAATAAATAGATATTTAAAGCTATTTCAAGTATTAGATTTAGAAATAGTTGCTATAGAAATAGAACCTATTGCCATTGTGAGAAGTCTTAAATCTTCATATCCAAATAAGACCATGGCTTTAATAGACATGGGGACTCAGACTACTGATATTTTAGTCTTTAAAGATGGGCAACTTTTATTTACTAGGAATATAGGAATAGCTGGTCAAAATATAACAAAAGAAATATCTGAAAATTATAATATGAGCTTTAAAGAAGCTGAAGATTATAAGAAGAGTAATAATTTATTTGGTGATGCTGATTTGAATTTAATCATTAGAAATCTTACTACAGCAATATATCGATCATTAGATTATTTTCAGGTTAAATATAAAAGTTATGATATAGATAAATTGATTTTAGCTGGAGGAGGAAGTAAGTTACTTGGATTTAGAACGCATTTAACCAATGAGTTTGGGATAGAAGTAGAAGGTTTAAGTATTTCAAATAATATTGAATCGAAGGTAGAAAGAGTTAATGACCAATACTTATCTGAAGTAGCTCACTTATTGGGACCTAGTTTAGGTTTGGCTTTAAGGGAGGCGGTGCAGAATGATAAATTTACTACCTCCTAA
- a CDS encoding type II secretion system protein, translated as MKLNYKGKEEGFTLLEIMVVLSLVGILSSLIIVRSGNLVSRYRLEATINEMTSDFRRVQQRAISEQVTYGIRFNPTNETYTLFNEDDGDIETKDLDDSLEYDDVVFGGDQEVTFKPIGTADNGHITVANDNNDGYTIWVSILGRIRLEKV; from the coding sequence ATGAAATTAAATTACAAGGGGAAAGAAGAAGGTTTTACGTTATTAGAGATTATGGTTGTATTAAGTCTTGTTGGTATTTTAAGTTCTTTAATCATCGTAAGAAGTGGAAATTTAGTATCAAGATATAGATTAGAAGCAACTATTAATGAGATGACATCTGATTTTAGACGAGTACAACAAAGAGCTATAAGTGAACAAGTTACTTATGGGATTAGATTTAATCCAACTAATGAGACATATACATTATTTAACGAAGATGATGGAGATATTGAAACTAAAGATCTAGATGATAGCTTAGAATACGATGATGTTGTTTTCGGAGGAGATCAAGAGGTAACATTTAAGCCTATAGGAACCGCAGATAATGGACATATTACAGTAGCTAATGATAATAACGATGGATATACAATTTGGGTTAGTATTTTAGGTAGAATTAGGTTAGAGAAGGTATAA
- a CDS encoding PilW family protein gives MIKQEEGFTLIEILIVLAILGVVSTAIYNINITSWRVFHFNQDQVDLQQNGRIAMLRIVDRVKGAMDVRVVNNGEENDELQIKWENEDEDGNININYSRYSVSDNTLYYEYVLLSEIPSDDSDSWPTDNDWNTLSRSAPITTEVVDSIQFNSNSTTDAGNVNLLGINLSLSENPGNNDAQTYELHNEVFLRNVQ, from the coding sequence ATGATTAAGCAAGAAGAAGGTTTTACTCTAATTGAAATTTTGATTGTGCTAGCAATTTTAGGAGTAGTGAGTACAGCTATATATAATATTAATATTACAAGTTGGAGAGTATTTCATTTTAATCAAGATCAAGTAGATTTACAGCAAAATGGTAGGATAGCTATGTTAAGAATAGTTGATAGAGTAAAAGGAGCAATGGATGTAAGAGTAGTGAATAATGGTGAAGAGAATGATGAATTGCAGATAAAGTGGGAGAATGAGGATGAGGATGGTAATATTAATATCAATTATAGTAGATATTCAGTTTCTGATAATACTCTTTATTATGAGTATGTTTTACTATCTGAAATACCTAGTGATGATTCAGATTCTTGGCCCACTGATAACGATTGGAATACTTTGAGTCGTAGTGCTCCAATTACTACTGAAGTAGTAGATAGTATTCAATTTAATTCTAATTCTACAACAGATGCAGGAAATGTAAATTTATTGGGGATTAATTTGAGCCTTTCGGAGAACCCTGGGAATAATGATGCTCAAACATATGAATTACATAATGAAGTCTTTCTCAGAAATGTTCAATAA
- a CDS encoding type IV pilus modification PilV family protein, with protein MFQKESLQQEEGMSLIEVVVGITLLTIALIPMMNFFANNTRMTHNLGMREKALNLAQATIEGLKAQDFDSLSDSTDDYGNITIDVDGDGNSDYLNFRRVIKIEPYPADPGDLAIRLVTVEVFWDNDNQHVELQTLIARR; from the coding sequence ATGTTTCAAAAAGAGTCTTTACAACAGGAAGAAGGTATGAGTCTGATTGAAGTGGTAGTTGGAATTACTTTATTAACTATTGCTTTAATTCCGATGATGAATTTCTTTGCTAATAATACGAGGATGACTCATAATCTTGGAATGAGAGAAAAGGCACTTAATTTAGCTCAAGCTACAATAGAAGGGTTAAAAGCCCAAGATTTTGATAGTTTAAGTGATAGTACTGATGATTATGGTAACATTACTATTGATGTTGATGGTGATGGGAATAGTGATTATTTAAATTTTAGAAGAGTAATTAAAATTGAACCATATCCAGCTGATCCGGGTGATTTAGCTATAAGATTAGTAACTGTAGAAGTTTTTTGGGATAATGATAACCAACATGTAGAGTTACAGACTCTAATTGCAAGAAGGTGA
- a CDS encoding GspE/PulE family protein, translating into MIKKKRLGDILVEVGLITKEELNKALDKQRGSGEKRLGQVLKDMGLVTEDQVMGALEHQLGIPQVDLKKFIIDTDIVKLIPKALAERHMAIPIRQKNDILTVAMEDPLDVLAIDDIRLKTDYEVVPVIASKEEIRYAIDQYFSNEKMINEFIKDVNATKDTDGQDIEVDKLQEMVEEAPVVKLVNNIILEGIELRASDIHIEPQEAEVRIRYRIDGILHNEMTVPKHTHSAFVSRIKIMADMDIAERRIPQDGRIQMIVKDKEVDLRVSILPTVKGEKVVIRILDKSNLMLDVDELGFLEEHKKQFKEMIHSPHGILLITGPTGSGKTTTLYSALSSLDTDSENIITVEDPVEYRLDGINQVQTNPKAGLTFASGLRSILRQDPNIVMVGEIRDKETAKIAINAALTGHLVLSTLHTNEASGALTRLIDMGIEPFLVASSVIGVIAQRLVRKICDECISEEENILVDSRLEEYLGNGRDSITLKHGSGCRECNETGYRGRTAIHEMLKINDKVKRLIVNKASAADIEEAAKADGMITLETCGLEKANQGITTLEEVMRVTKVQVD; encoded by the coding sequence ATGATAAAGAAAAAACGGTTAGGTGATATTTTAGTTGAAGTAGGCTTGATTACTAAAGAAGAACTGAATAAAGCTTTAGATAAACAAAGAGGAAGTGGAGAGAAAAGGTTAGGCCAAGTTTTAAAAGATATGGGATTAGTTACTGAAGATCAGGTGATGGGTGCTTTAGAACATCAGTTAGGTATTCCACAGGTTGATTTAAAGAAATTTATAATTGATACTGATATAGTTAAATTAATTCCTAAGGCATTGGCTGAAAGACATATGGCTATTCCGATAAGACAGAAGAACGATATTCTAACTGTTGCTATGGAAGATCCGTTAGATGTATTAGCCATAGATGATATTAGGCTTAAAACTGATTATGAAGTTGTACCTGTTATTGCTAGTAAAGAAGAGATTAGATATGCTATAGATCAATATTTTAGTAATGAGAAGATGATTAATGAATTTATTAAAGATGTCAATGCTACGAAAGATACTGATGGTCAGGATATAGAAGTTGATAAACTACAAGAAATGGTAGAAGAAGCACCAGTAGTTAAATTAGTTAATAATATTATTCTAGAAGGTATAGAGTTAAGAGCTAGTGATATTCATATTGAGCCTCAAGAAGCAGAAGTAAGGATTAGATATAGAATTGATGGTATTTTACATAATGAAATGACTGTTCCTAAACATACTCATTCAGCTTTTGTTTCCAGGATTAAGATAATGGCTGATATGGATATAGCTGAAAGAAGGATTCCTCAAGATGGTAGAATTCAGATGATCGTTAAAGATAAAGAAGTAGATTTACGAGTTTCTATATTACCAACTGTAAAAGGAGAAAAGGTTGTCATTAGAATTTTAGATAAGAGCAACCTAATGTTAGATGTTGATGAATTAGGCTTTCTAGAAGAACATAAGAAGCAATTTAAAGAGATGATTCATAGCCCACATGGGATATTATTAATTACAGGCCCAACCGGAAGCGGTAAAACAACTACTCTTTATTCAGCTTTGAGTTCTTTAGATACAGACTCTGAAAATATAATCACTGTTGAGGACCCGGTTGAGTATAGATTAGATGGAATTAATCAGGTTCAAACTAATCCTAAAGCCGGACTTACATTTGCTAGTGGCTTGCGTTCAATCTTACGTCAGGATCCTAATATAGTGATGGTAGGAGAGATTCGAGATAAAGAAACAGCAAAAATTGCTATCAATGCTGCCTTAACTGGTCACTTAGTATTAAGTACTTTACATACTAATGAAGCATCTGGAGCTTTAACTAGATTAATAGATATGGGGATTGAACCTTTCTTAGTAGCATCTTCAGTAATTGGAGTTATTGCTCAAAGACTAGTGAGAAAAATATGTGATGAATGCATAAGTGAAGAAGAGAATATATTAGTTGATTCTAGATTAGAAGAGTACTTAGGTAATGGAAGAGATAGTATTACCTTAAAACATGGAAGTGGATGTAGAGAATGTAATGAGACTGGATATAGGGGTAGAACTGCAATCCATGAAATGTTAAAGATTAATGATAAGGTTAAGCGGTTAATAGTTAATAAAGCATCAGCGGCTGATATTGAAGAAGCAGCTAAAGCTGATGGGATGATTACTCTTGAAACTTGTGGCTTAGAAAAGGCTAATCAAGGGATAACTACTCTAGAAGAAGTAATGAGGGTGACAAAAGTGCAAGTCGACTAA
- a CDS encoding type IV pilus twitching motility protein PilT, translating to MELVDILQKGIKLGASDIHLTVGINPTYRVNGRLRSKGTEVIESDQLNAWVKELMGPKQEEKFESKGQVDFTYYQGKYTFRVNAFHQRGNPAVVLRVIPNEIMGLNTLGLPDTLEKMALKPRGLFVVTGPTGSGKSTTLAAMIDLINRRKDKHIVTLEDPIEYVHQHKKSIVNQRAVGIDTDSFANGLRSALRQDPDIIMVGEMRDRETISTTIEAAETGHFVLATMHTNSALETIERIINSFPPYQQPQIRIQLALTLKGVLSQQLIPTFDNLDRVVATELLIANAAVQNLIREGKTYQLESIMQTSKDKGMHTMDNSLCELYSAGKISRSDALSRAVDVQTLRKRI from the coding sequence ATGGAATTAGTTGATATATTGCAAAAGGGAATAAAGTTAGGTGCTTCTGATATTCATTTGACTGTTGGTATTAATCCTACTTATAGAGTCAATGGCAGATTAAGAAGTAAAGGCACTGAGGTAATAGAATCTGATCAACTTAATGCATGGGTTAAAGAGCTGATGGGTCCTAAACAAGAAGAGAAATTTGAGAGTAAAGGTCAAGTAGATTTTACTTATTATCAAGGAAAGTATACATTTAGAGTTAATGCTTTTCATCAACGAGGAAACCCAGCAGTTGTATTAAGGGTAATTCCCAATGAAATTATGGGATTAAATACTTTAGGATTACCAGATACATTAGAAAAGATGGCATTAAAACCTAGAGGTTTATTTGTAGTAACGGGCCCCACCGGGAGTGGGAAGTCTACTACTTTAGCAGCTATGATTGATTTAATTAATCGACGAAAAGATAAACATATTGTTACTTTAGAAGATCCAATTGAATATGTACATCAACATAAGAAGAGTATAGTTAATCAAAGAGCTGTTGGTATAGATACTGATAGTTTTGCTAATGGATTGCGTTCTGCTTTACGTCAAGATCCAGATATTATTATGGTAGGAGAGATGAGGGATCGTGAAACTATTTCTACTACTATCGAAGCAGCAGAGACAGGTCACTTTGTTTTAGCAACAATGCATACAAATAGTGCTTTAGAGACTATTGAACGGATTATTAATTCATTTCCTCCTTATCAGCAGCCACAGATTAGAATTCAATTAGCTTTAACATTAAAAGGGGTTTTATCTCAACAATTAATCCCAACATTTGATAATTTAGATCGAGTTGTAGCTACAGAACTTTTAATAGCAAATGCAGCAGTACAGAACTTAATTAGAGAAGGAAAAACTTATCAATTAGAATCGATAATGCAGACTAGTAAAGATAAAGGTATGCATACAATGGATAATTCATTATGTGAATTATATTCAGCAGGAAAGATAAGTCGATCTGATGCTTTAAGTAGGGCAGTAGATGTTCAAACATTAAGGAAGCGAATATAG
- the aroE gene encoding shikimate dehydrogenase, whose translation MLKIPIDNLPKTEIVGLLGYPVEHSFSPLMHNAAFKELDLNYLYLLFEVLPKNLKAAIDGIRGLNLKGVNLTIPHKEKVIPYLDEISKEAELIGAVNTIKNDDGKLIGYNTDGKGFVKSLLENDFYPQDKNVLVIGAGGAARAVSFQLGLEGVNGLYITNRTFEKAEVLVKEIDTKLHLKRIESVPLEEQKLYNIISKIDLIVDTTPIGMHPNHKVPPVINPEMLHQELTVVDLVYNPVETTLLKAARKAGAKVISGLGMLIHQGAIAFEIWTGKTAPTEIMKKEFEKYS comes from the coding sequence ATGCTAAAAATACCGATAGATAATTTGCCCAAAACAGAGATAGTTGGATTATTAGGTTATCCAGTAGAACATTCCTTCTCGCCATTAATGCATAATGCTGCTTTTAAAGAATTAGATCTAAATTATTTATATCTTCTATTTGAAGTTCTTCCTAAGAACTTAAAGGCAGCTATAGATGGTATAAGAGGATTAAATCTAAAAGGGGTTAATTTAACTATTCCTCATAAGGAAAAAGTGATTCCTTATTTAGATGAAATTTCTAAAGAAGCAGAACTTATTGGAGCGGTTAATACTATTAAGAATGACGATGGAAAATTAATTGGCTATAATACTGATGGTAAAGGATTTGTTAAATCATTATTAGAAAATGATTTTTATCCACAAGATAAGAATGTTTTAGTCATCGGTGCTGGTGGAGCTGCTAGAGCAGTAAGCTTTCAATTAGGGTTAGAAGGAGTCAATGGGTTATATATTACTAATCGTACTTTTGAAAAAGCTGAAGTATTAGTTAAAGAAATTGACACAAAATTGCATTTAAAAAGAATAGAATCTGTTCCGCTAGAGGAGCAAAAGTTGTATAATATAATAAGTAAGATAGATTTAATAGTAGATACTACTCCAATTGGAATGCACCCAAATCATAAAGTACCTCCGGTGATTAATCCTGAAATGCTTCATCAGGAACTAACAGTAGTAGATTTAGTCTATAACCCAGTGGAGACTACTTTATTGAAAGCAGCAAGAAAGGCAGGAGCTAAAGTTATTAGCGGTTTAGGAATGTTAATTCACCAAGGAGCAATAGCTTTTGAAATTTGGACGGGAAAAACAGCACCAACAGAGATTATGAAGAAAGAATTTGAAAAATATTCTTAA
- a CDS encoding prepilin-type N-terminal cleavage/methylation domain-containing protein, with product MIKKIRERLSFLAEGEEGFTLIELMIVIAVLGILAGIAIPKLGGVQDKAKEAALTTMGGTIRTGMEMYNAQEGDYPTVNDGRSISNFSELASALSVVGVDLEAPDVLDTSTSTGTGTGITYNADDDQYLIVLPSTASSTIYYVGDQGVSTTTGDATSGGAVN from the coding sequence ATGATAAAAAAAATTAGAGAAAGATTATCTTTTTTAGCAGAAGGTGAAGAAGGCTTTACTTTAATTGAATTGATGATTGTAATTGCAGTTTTAGGTATTTTGGCTGGTATTGCTATTCCTAAGCTTGGTGGAGTACAGGATAAAGCGAAGGAGGCAGCTCTTACTACTATGGGTGGTACAATTAGAACAGGTATGGAAATGTACAATGCTCAAGAGGGAGATTATCCTACAGTTAATGATGGACGTAGTATTAGTAATTTTAGTGAGTTAGCTAGTGCTTTAAGTGTAGTAGGAGTTGATTTAGAAGCGCCAGATGTTTTGGATACAAGTACAAGCACAGGTACAGGTACAGGTATTACTTATAATGCTGATGATGATCAATATTTAATAGTACTTCCTAGTACTGCAAGTTCAACAATATATTATGTTGGAGATCAAGGAGTTTCAACTACTACAGGTGATGCTACTAGTGGTGGTGCTGTTAACTAG
- a CDS encoding O-antigen ligase family protein: MIILSTMYSAYPKVAVWGFPDRYEGMLVLLSYLVVMFLSINLINHERDMKFLLRVLFISASLISIIGLLQYLGFDIFANVIEKKLILPDTLSKLSNEINIKFDYIYSTLYNPNYVGSYMGMLFPLTVALYISIESKRDKIILGCLSLLIFSNWLGCLSRAGIIAGFGSNILLFLLLTKEKLMKSRLPILILGISFILVFTVMNYTGNGRLIRELLSFNKEIQKDTRSLENIVINKNRLLIVTDKDELLIKINSDNRLEFFNKDNKIINYNMEESNGKIKFKNKEYQNYRFKFIKSTNLLNFEYGKEKADFKIKTNHEKEFLILGFMGRGCKTDEVEKWGFTNHEGFASHRGYIWSRSIPLLKETFFTGYGPDLYALYFPQFDTVGKLINFGTTRIIVDKPHNMYLQIAINTGIISLITVLLMFGSYIYSSIKLYWNRNLNDFYSKTGVSIFVAIVAYLIAGLFNDSVISVAPVFWTLLGMGISINLKLKKGMKTR; this comes from the coding sequence ATGATCATTCTATCAACGATGTATTCTGCTTATCCTAAAGTAGCAGTTTGGGGATTTCCTGATCGTTATGAAGGGATGCTTGTTTTATTATCATATTTAGTTGTAATGTTTCTAAGTATAAATTTAATAAATCATGAACGAGATATGAAATTTTTATTAAGAGTATTATTTATTTCGGCTAGTCTTATTTCAATAATAGGTCTTTTACAGTACCTTGGATTTGATATTTTTGCTAATGTAATTGAGAAAAAATTAATTTTACCCGATACTTTAAGCAAACTTAGTAATGAAATTAATATTAAATTTGACTATATTTATTCCACTTTATATAATCCGAATTATGTTGGAAGTTATATGGGAATGTTATTTCCTTTGACAGTAGCTTTATATATTTCAATTGAGAGTAAAAGAGATAAAATAATTTTAGGGTGCCTTAGCCTTTTAATATTTTCTAATTGGTTGGGATGTCTTTCTAGAGCAGGTATTATTGCTGGTTTTGGTTCTAATATTTTATTGTTCTTACTATTAACCAAAGAAAAATTAATGAAAAGTCGTTTACCAATATTAATTTTAGGAATTAGCTTTATACTTGTTTTTACAGTTATGAATTATACAGGAAACGGACGATTAATTAGAGAACTATTATCATTCAATAAAGAAATTCAAAAAGACACAAGAAGCTTAGAGAATATTGTGATTAACAAAAATAGACTATTAATAGTTACTGATAAAGATGAGTTACTAATAAAGATTAATTCTGATAATAGATTAGAATTTTTTAATAAAGATAATAAGATAATTAATTATAATATGGAAGAATCAAATGGAAAAATAAAATTTAAGAATAAAGAATATCAGAATTATAGATTTAAATTTATTAAGTCTACAAATTTATTAAATTTTGAATATGGAAAGGAAAAAGCTGATTTTAAGATTAAAACTAATCATGAAAAGGAATTTTTGATTTTAGGATTTATGGGTCGTGGATGTAAAACAGATGAAGTAGAAAAGTGGGGATTTACTAATCATGAAGGCTTTGCTAGTCATAGAGGATATATTTGGTCGAGGTCAATTCCACTTTTGAAGGAAACGTTTTTCACTGGTTATGGACCTGATCTTTATGCTCTTTATTTTCCACAGTTTGATACTGTAGGAAAACTGATTAATTTTGGAACCACTAGAATCATAGTAGATAAACCACACAATATGTATTTGCAGATTGCAATTAATACAGGGATTATTTCATTGATAACAGTACTATTAATGTTTGGAAGTTATATATACTCCAGTATTAAGCTCTACTGGAATAGAAACTTAAATGACTTTTATAGTAAAACAGGAGTAAGTATCTTTGTAGCCATAGTTGCTTATCTAATAGCTGGCTTATTCAATGATAGTGTGATTTCAGTAGCACCGGTATTTTGGACTCTACTAGGAATGGGGATTAGTATTAATTTAAAACTAAAGAAAGGTATGAAAACTAGATGA
- a CDS encoding prepilin peptidase, with translation MTYMMIIIFIYGLLIGSFLNVVIYRLPNDESIIFPRSSCPECNTKLGIIDLIPVISFLINKGRCRYCETKISYQYPIVEILTGILLSMLFMYYQFSAKFWMYSFLVSLLIICTFIDFRHKIIPNKITYPGIIIGLILSLLFNHISFKSALLGMVITGGTLLLIAILTKGGLGIGDVKFVAMIGTYLGTSYTLMGVFIGSFVGSILGISLIGLGIKGRKDSIPFGPLIAMGTILMMLWGHKIIAWYVSIYN, from the coding sequence ATGACATACATGATGATTATCATCTTCATTTACGGTTTATTAATTGGTAGTTTCTTAAATGTAGTAATATATCGCTTGCCTAATGATGAATCAATCATTTTTCCACGTTCTAGTTGTCCTGAATGTAATACTAAATTAGGAATAATAGATTTAATTCCAGTCATTAGCTTTTTAATAAATAAAGGCAGATGTCGTTATTGTGAAACTAAGATTTCTTATCAATATCCAATAGTTGAAATTTTAACGGGAATATTGCTTAGTATGCTATTTATGTATTACCAATTTAGCGCTAAGTTTTGGATGTATTCTTTCTTGGTTTCATTATTAATCATCTGTACTTTTATTGATTTTAGGCATAAAATTATTCCTAATAAGATAACATATCCAGGAATTATAATTGGACTCATATTGAGTCTATTATTTAATCATATTTCTTTTAAATCTGCTCTATTAGGAATGGTGATTACTGGAGGAACATTACTATTAATTGCGATATTAACTAAAGGTGGGTTAGGGATAGGTGATGTGAAGTTTGTAGCTATGATTGGAACTTATTTAGGAACTTCCTATACATTAATGGGAGTATTTATTGGATCTTTTGTTGGTTCGATTTTAGGTATAAGTTTAATTGGTTTAGGTATTAAAGGTAGGAAGGATAGTATTCCTTTTGGTCCTTTAATAGCAATGGGTACTATATTAATGATGCTGTGGGGGCATAAAATTATTGCTTGGTACGTTAGTATTTATAACTAA
- a CDS encoding type II secretion system F family protein produces the protein MTIAQLFDYKVRNEDGELLEGVIEGKSKEIAGDRLKDKGYYIISLEQDEDSSDISEQLKQLRHVKTKDLASFCRQFATMINSGLSLVRSLDILVDQIDNPRLQGAVEEVQDDVESGLDLSTALGKHPNIFPKLFISMVEAGETGGVLDEALLEMAEHFEKESEMKQQVTSALVYPAVITLVAIGVVTFLVVGILPTFESIFAGMDRQLPLPTRILLQISDLFQSYWYIPLILIGIILFISYRYYRTENGKRKIDYIILKMPIFGDLITKITITRFSRTLGTLLNSGVSILEGLEVVSRVVSNQVIVDEINRVRQSVSEGENMVAPLKQNKLFPEMALQMIRVGEETGTLDEMLKKIAHFYEQEVEHKVEWMVSLIEPVMILVLGVVVGGIVISMMLPMFDMMQGF, from the coding sequence ATGACCATCGCTCAGTTATTCGATTATAAAGTTAGAAATGAAGATGGAGAATTATTAGAAGGTGTTATAGAAGGAAAAAGCAAGGAAATTGCTGGTGATAGACTTAAAGATAAAGGATATTATATAATTTCTCTTGAGCAGGACGAGGATAGTAGTGATATTAGTGAACAGTTGAAACAATTAAGACATGTAAAGACTAAAGATTTAGCTTCTTTTTGTAGGCAGTTTGCTACTATGATTAATTCTGGACTTTCATTAGTAAGGTCTTTAGATATATTAGTAGATCAAATTGATAACCCCAGGCTACAGGGAGCGGTTGAAGAGGTGCAAGATGATGTAGAGAGCGGATTAGATCTCTCTACTGCTTTAGGGAAACATCCAAATATATTTCCAAAGTTATTTATTAGTATGGTCGAAGCTGGAGAAACTGGTGGAGTTTTAGATGAAGCATTATTAGAAATGGCTGAACATTTTGAGAAAGAAAGTGAGATGAAACAACAAGTAACATCTGCATTAGTCTATCCGGCAGTTATCACTTTAGTGGCCATTGGGGTAGTAACCTTTTTAGTTGTTGGAATTTTACCTACATTTGAAAGCATCTTTGCAGGGATGGATAGACAATTACCTCTTCCTACAAGAATTTTATTACAGATTAGTGATCTTTTTCAAAGTTATTGGTATATCCCTTTAATTTTGATTGGAATCATTCTTTTCATTAGTTATCGCTATTATAGAACAGAAAATGGGAAGCGGAAGATAGATTATATTATATTGAAGATGCCTATTTTTGGTGATTTAATTACTAAGATTACGATTACTAGATTCAGTAGAACTTTAGGTACATTACTAAATAGTGGAGTTTCAATTTTGGAGGGATTAGAAGTTGTAAGTAGAGTAGTCTCTAATCAAGTAATAGTTGATGAAATTAATAGAGTTAGGCAGAGTGTTAGTGAAGGAGAGAACATGGTGGCTCCATTAAAACAGAATAAACTATTTCCAGAGATGGCATTGCAGATGATTAGAGTTGGTGAAGAGACAGGTACTTTAGATGAGATGTTAAAGAAGATAGCTCACTTTTATGAGCAAGAAGTAGAGCATAAGGTAGAATGGATGGTTTCTTTAATAGAACCAGTTATGATTCTAGTGTTAGGTGTAGTAGTAGGGGGCATAGTTATCTCTATGATGTTACCGATGTTTGACATGATGCAAGGATTTTAA